Sequence from the Seonamhaeicola sp. ML3 genome:
GCTGCTATCCCCACAACAATATCTTGATTAGAAATACTATTAGCTTTTAAATCTTCCCATCCTTGGGTAGTGGAGTCTTCCGCAAACTCAACTGCTTTCCTAATGGCTTTATCGCCACCGGCTATGAGTCCAACAACTAATCCGTGGGGAACTCCAAAAGTAGGAGGGCATTCGGAAGCATCTACAATGCCTAGTCTACCACTAGTTCCAGCACCAATATAGAATAACCTTCCACCAGATTTTAGCTTGTTAACAATTTCTTTCACTAATAATTCAATAGCAGGAAGTGCTTTTTCAACAGCCAAAGGAACAGTTTTATCCTCTTTGTTAATGTTATACAGTAATTCTTCTATATTCATCTTTTCGAGATGATTATAGTGGGAATCTTTTTCGGTGGTTTTGGTGAAGTCCATACTTCAAAAGTATGAATTAATATGGGGTTTTAGTCATAAAAAATATCTTCAACTTCTAATTTTTTGTCATTTATGAAGTCGTATAGCGTAAGTTGTCTCAAAATAAAATAGTCTCTCCAAAACGCAGATAATGAATTTAGGTATTTAATAAGAGCTTCATCTCTTTCACGAAGTGCAATGTTGAGATCTGTAATTGAAATTTTTCCTAAAACGTATCTCTTTTTAGAGATTTCATATCTTTTAGAAGCTACATTTTTTGCCTTTTCATTGGTGTACAAGAAATCTCTTTGATTGGACCAGTTGAGGACGTGCAAATATATTTCTTGCTCAAATTCTTGACGATCCTGATTTATGTTGTTTTTTGTTAAGTCTAAGTTGGCTTCTGCCATTTTTCGTCTAGATTTTGAAACACCCCAATCAAAAATTGGTACTCCTACTGAAACAGAAACATTTTGTTGTTTGTTATAATTATTGAATAGATTGTTGAAGTCATCTCCATTATTAGAAACACCTATATTAGCTCTTATGCCTAACCGTAATCTGTTATTCCCTTTTTGGAAAGCGACTTCTTTTTCGGCTTCTAAACGTTTTCTTCTAAATTCTATTACAGCTTTTCTGTTAGATTGTGCTTCTTCTAATGCTTTGTTAATATCTACTTCAAAAACAGGAAGCTCTTCTGGAATGTCTAATTCTATATTCTCAGTATCTAGTTCTAAATATCTTGCTAAATTCTGAGAAGTCCGTTTCACTTCAATTATGTTAGAGGTTACATTGTTTTTCGAATTAAGTAAGGTTAGTTCCATTTGTAACAATTCATTTTCTGCAATTTTCCCCATTTTAAATCTACCTTTGGCAATCTGATATAGGGTGTCTTGATTGGAAAGGTTTATTTCCGCAATTTTTAATTGCATTTGTGCTTTTAACAATTCGAAATATCTTCTTGAAGTATTAATAGATATGCGTTCCATACTTTCTATAAATTCTCTCTGGGACTCTTCATAAATTAAAGGTTCAATTTTCTTGTCCCATTTAAACTCGTTGTAAAAAAGAGAATTTTGAAAATAATTTACGCTAAAAGGAATTACAGAATACTGTACATTATCATTTAATCCAAAAAGTTCAACTCTTTCAAAATTTGAGTTTACAGAAAAAATTCCACCAGTATACGGTACACTTTGAGAAAGTGATAGGCCTCCTGAAATAAGAAGTTGGTTTTGGTTTACAAAAATATCCTGACCAGAATCGTTAGTTTGCCTTATTATAGCATTACTGTAGTTAGGCAAAGTGGCATTAAGATTTAACTGAGGTAAAAAACTAGCTTTATATCTTCTAAATCTCCAGTAATTAGATTGGTTTACATTTAAATTGATTTTATAATCTGGAGAATTTTTATGCGCCATTTCTATGGCTTGATTAAGTGTTATTTTTTTTGATTGGGAAAAAGACCAAAAAGAGGAAATAACAAAAATCACGAGGATTATTTTTTTCATATTTTTATATTATTCAGATCTTAAAGCTTCTATGGGTTTCTTTTTTGCTGCTGCTTTAGCGGGGAAAATCCCAAAAATGAGACCAACCATTACAGCTATAAAAAAAGAAATTGTAATTGAGTTTATGGATAGAATGGTTTGAATTCCGGAGAAAATTTCAATAATGTATGCGCCTGTAATTCCAACTATAATTCCAATAATACCACCGCCTACACTAATTAATACAGATTCTGATAAAAATTGAAGAACTACATCTTGTTCTGTTGCTCCAATCGCTCTTATTATTCCTATTTCTTTTGTTCTTTCTAAAACTGAGGCTAACATGATATTCATTATTCCAATACCACCAATTAGTAATGATATCCCAGCAATAATGCTTAAAACAATATTAAATATTTGTTTTGTTTTTTGCTGCTGTTTCAATAGTTGTATGGGAATTGTTATTTCAAAATCTAAAACGTCATTGTGTCTGCGTTTTAGCATTTTACTGAGTACTTCGGCAGTAGCTTTTAACTGATTAGAATTTTCTACCTGAACTGTTAACCTGTCTATTTGGTGGTAATTGCCTCTTGGAACTTTTTGTTTTGGCCCACTTTGCCTCATATTTCTAGCTCCAATTACATCGGTCACTATTTTTCGATCCTTAAATCTTACTAAAAAGGTATTAAGAGGGATGAATACATCTTGATTTAAATCTCGTATACCCAGATTTTCTTGTGCTTTATCTGATATTAATTTTTCTTCGATAACTCCTATAACTTGAAGCCAAACATCTTTTACTTTTATTTGCTTGCCTATAGAGCTTTCGCCGGTGAATATTTTTTTCTCAAGTTTTTTTCCTATTATACATACTGGTAGTGCGTTTTTTATTTGATAGCTAGAGAATTTTTTTCCGTTTTCTAAACCAATATTTGTTGATTTGAAGTAAGCTGGTGATACACCAACAAGTTTAATTGCATTTTGTTTGGCGTTGTTTACAACATACGTTTCCAAAACAATTTCTGGGCTTACTAACTTAACACTTGGAATGTATTTTTTTATGTTTAAGGCGTCTTGTATATCTAGACCTTTGGAAAATCGTTTCGATTCATTTTGACCATTTTCAGTTTCGTTATTATCATTTTCGCCTTCTTTTATTTCGTCTGCTATTGGAGTAACAACAATATTATTAACCCCTACAAGTTCTAATTGGTCTAGTATTTCTTTTTCAGCTCCATTTCCAATAGCGAGCATTGTTATAACCGAGGCAACACCAAAAATAATTCCGAGAGCAGTTAAAAAAGTCCTGACTTTATTGGTTTTTATAAACCAATAGGCTTCATTGAAATTAGATCGAAGTTTTTCAATAAGTACCTTATCTATCATTTTAATTTAATAGTTTAATACTTTTATCATCTAGATTTTCGGGCTTGTTTAAGAATACAACATCGTCTTCTTCTAAACCAGCTTCTACTATAATAATTTCGTTGTTAGATTGTCCTAGTTTAATTTCTTGTTTATCTATAGAGTATCCAGATTTAACATAAGCGTAGCTAATGGAATCTTTAGAGAATACGGCTTCAAGTGGTATCATGAGAACATCGTCTTTTTGGTCTGTTAGAATTTTGTTGGACGTGGTCATACCTGGTCTAATGTTCTTGTTGGTCTCATTTAACTTTATAAGAACTTGAAAAAGTTTTATGTCGGATCCTGCTCGGGTCTCTCCAACATTAGCTACTTGGGTAACAACACCTTCTAATTCAATATCGGGAAAGGCATCAAAACCAATTTTAGCCTTTAGCCCTTTCTTTATTTTTCTAATGTCAACTTCGTTGCTGTATGTTTTAGATTCCATTTTAGACAGGTCAGGTAAACTAGCAATTGCAGGTTGCCAGGGTGTAATTGTTGAACCAACCTTCTTTTTATTACCATTCCATTCTTTTACATAGGTTACCATTCCTTCATCATCAGAATAAATAGTGAACTCCTTTTGTAATTCTAGTAATTCTTCTATTCTTTTTTTAATTTTAGAAACTTCTGTTCCAACTTCAATCATTTTTGCGTTGGCCTGTCTTTTTTTAATATAGTAATCAGCTTTTTTCTCTTTCAGGTCCCTTTCTGTCTTCTCTATTTTTATTTCTAATGACCTGATGGTAGCAGGGGGTTCATAAATAGAACGTTCAAGCTCTAGTTTATCCTCCTCGATATTGAATGATAAATCTTTTATGGCGTTACGTTCTTGTTTTAAAGTAAGTGTGGTGTCTAATTCCTGTTGTGTATATCTAGATTGTGCCTTGTCTAGATTTAACTGAGCATCAAGTATTTTACCGTTAAGCTCAGAAACATCTAGTTTGCCTATATAACCTCCTTTTTTTACCAAGGTGCCCTCGGGAACTAAATCTTGTATTTTAATATTGTAAATACCAAAACGTCTAGCTTTTGTAGGACCGTTTATTTCTTTAGAGCTTGTAGATTGAGCTTCACCAGAGATATAAACTTCGTTTAAGAAACTTCCTCTTTCTACCTTGGCAGTAAGCGATTCATTTTCATAATCATCAGATCTAAAATACAGATACGAAACTATTAATAGAACTAAAATGCCTATAATATAGGCTATACGTTTTTTGTTCATTTTTTGTTGGTTTGTTTGATGAGTTAAAGAAAAGGGATAAACACTTTAAACCGTGTTAATTTTATGCTAATTTTCTTTCTTTAACATACTGTAAACACAGCATCAAAAATTAAACCATTAATGAATTTATTAAAAAACTTTACCTACAAATTGCTCTAATTAGAGATTTTGTTTTGAAGTTTAAGGTTAAAACCCTGCAATTCTATTCTAGTTACTATAGTTTCGTATTTACTTTTTTCAATCGATCTGTTATTCCGAACTTGTTTCAGAATATAGTTTTTCTCATTGATGCTTGTCTTCACATGAATTACAATCCATGTTGGTTTAATCAATAAAAAATGAATCTGAAAAAATACGTTTATTGAACGGTATAAAGCAAAGCATCAGTTTCTGTTACTCTAAAGTAACCTAACGGAAAATTGTCTGGATTGGTTGTATTTACACAATTTCCACGCACTGTAGCTGGTTGGGTTTCGAAAGGATCTCCAGATTCCTCGTCGGTTTGTTGAAGTAAAATGAACATAAAGTCGTAATGTCTTCTTGAAATACCTGAAATCTTTATAGAGAGTATATCGCCGGACTTCATTTCATCGTCAGAAAAGAAGCCGAATATTTCATTTCCATCGGTGAATTCATCATCATAAACTTCTAACATGGGAACATTCTGGTTATTCTGGAATTCAAATAAATAAAAGTTTTCTTCATTTCCAGGATCTGTATAAAAGGCTTTGATTTCTATATCGTCACCAGAAAACCCACCATTGTTATTTTGTTCTACAGAATCTATTGAAGGTACGGCAAAAAGTGTTTCTGAAGCTGTATAAGTCTCGCCTTCATAGACTACATTTAATGTATAAGTACCATTGATTATAGGGATGAATGTGTTGTTTTTGTAAATTCCAGATGTACCTTCTTCAATAAAATTGAAGATGTTATTTTCAGAATCTGATACCGAAACTATGGCACCAGATGCAGGTGGTACACCATTATTAAAAAAAGGAGCAGTTAAGGATAATATAATGGTTTGTTCGTTTCCAGAGGTTCCTTTAACCCAAGAAAGCGATGCATCTATAACCAATCTGGGTTCTGTAGTTTCTAAATCTACATCTATAACATCTTCACATGAAATAATGAAGAGGCTTAATATAAATATATATATGATTTTTTTCATGAGATTAAAACTTAAAATTGTATGAAACCGAAGGCGCTATACCGAAAATAGCTAGTCTTGTAGCTTCGTTTTGCCCAGTTTCAAAATTTTGACCAAAAGTTAGGGACACAGCATTCTTTCGGTTATAAATATTGTAAATACTAAACACCCAATGTCTAGACCAATTTTTATTAGGTTTTTGTTTAGGTGTGTAGGTGAGTGATAAATCCAAACGATTATAAGAAGGTAGTCTGTTTTGGTTCCTTGGACCAAAATTAGGTACGTTTATACCATTATATTGGTATTGTGCATTAGGAAACGTTGTAGGCCTGCCGGTTTGAAATATAAAGTTGGCGTTAAGTTTTACTTTTTCGCTCCAATTGTAACTTCCTGTTAATGATATATCATGTGTTTTGTCGAAAGGGGTGTTGTACCATTCACCGTTATTTATACCGGTTTCAATTTCTGTTCTTCCTTTTGTTTGTTGTTCAGATTTAGAAAGGGTGTACGCAAGCCAGCCCTTAAATTTTCCTTCGTTTTTTCTAAGAAGAATTTCTAATCCATAAGCTCTTGCCTCTCCATTTAAAATGACTTGTTCAATGGCATTGTTTGCAATTAAATCTGCTCCGTCTATATAGTCTATTCTATTTTTTATGGTTTTATAAAAGGTTTCAATTTCCAGGGAATATAAGTCATTATTAAAGTTTTTGAAGTAGCCAGCGGCAATCTGGTGCAGAGATTGTGGCTTTACGAATTTACCACTGGGTGTCCAGATATCTAATGGCGTAGGCGCATTGGTATTAGAAAGTAAATGCAAGTATTGATACATTTTATTGTAACTGGCCTTTACCGAACTATTATCATTTAACTGATATGCCAAAGAAAATCTGGGTTCGAGATTATGAAAACTTTCAACGACATCACTTCGGTCGAAGGTTTCCGTTCCAGTGGGCGTTCCCATTTCGTAAATTTGTGAATCTTCATTAAAAACAACTGCTTCGTTATTCTCGTATACGTTGAGTTCATCCTGTCCCAACCTTAAAAAGGAACTTAGCCTTAAACCGTAAGAAACAGAGAGCCTATTGGAAATTTTGTGTTCAGCGTCTACATATATGGCATTTTCTAGGGCGTATTTATCAATCAGTTTAAAAGGGTTTATTCCTGAAGATTCTGATGTTGGTCTAATATCTCCCGGGTTAAATTCATAGTAAACGCTATTTAAACCATATTGCAGTTTAAGTTTATCGCTTAGATAATGTTTGAAATCGTACTTTAGGTTAAAGTTTCTAATACCCGAAATCCAATCGAAACCAACAAACCCCAATTCTAGATTATAATAATAATCAGAATAAATCATTGATAGGTTAGAAAATAACTTATCTGAAAACAAATGGTTCCACCTAAAGTTTAGAACCGAGTTTCCGTAAATATTTTCAAAACTTCCAGGTATTCTAAAAACATCTCTTCCAAAGTAACCCGATAAATAAATGTTGTTTTTCGAATTTATTTTATAGCTCAGTTTTGTGTTTAAATCATAGAAATAGGCGGCGTTATCAATATCGAAAAGCGGTAAAAATAAATGCGCATAACTGGATCTTCCCCCAAAAAGAAAAGAGCCTTTATCTTTTTTTAATGGTCCTTCTATTAGTAATCTACTGGATACAATTCCAATACCACCATTCATATGAAACCCTTTACTGTTTCCTTCTTTTTGATATATATCTAAAACAGAGGAAACCCTACCACCATACCTGGCAGGAATACCTCCTTTGTAAAGTCTTAGGTCTTTAATGGCATCTGGATTGAAGACAGAAAACAGACCGAATAGGTGAGAGGAGTTATAAATTGTAGCCTCATCCAGTAAGATAAGGTTTTGATCAGCGCCACCACCTCGTACATTAAATCCGGATGCACCTTCACCCACATTGGTTACACCAGGAAGCAGTGTTATAGCCTTTACAATATCTGATTCCCCTAAAACTACTGGTATTTCTTTTATTGTAGAAGATGTTAACTTGTTAACACTCATTTGAGGTTTTTGTATACTGAGCCTCTCAATATTCTCAGTGATGACCACTTCCTCTAAACTCTCAGAGCCAATTTCTAAACTATAATTTTTGGAAATATTTTCATTGAGTTCAATGGTTTCCTTGATAGTTTGATATCCTAGATAGCTAATAATTATGGTGTAAGAACCTTTTGGGAGAGTAATTGAATAAAAACCGTATTCATTGGTAACAGAACCAGATTGTAATTCTGGAAAGAGTATGTTTACACCAATTAGTGTTTCGTTGCTGTTTTTTTCTGAGATTACTCCGCTTAAAGTAAATCTTTCTTGTGAGATACCTTTTGAAATAACTGCAAGTAGAAGAACTAGCAGTAAATAAGGTTTTTTCATAGATGTGGCAATTTTAGTATAAAAATAAAAAAAAAGCTCCTGAAACAGGAGCTTTTAACAAGTTGTTAGGCTTTTTGTTTAACCTTATACGTTCTTTAATACTTTACTTAAAATATTGTTGAATGTTTCGCTTGGTCTCATTACTGAGCTAGCTAATTCTTCGCTAGGTAAGTAATATCCATCAATATTGGCCGGATTGCCTTGAATATCATTTAATTCTTTTACAATAATCTCTTCTTTAGCGGTCAACTCTTCAGCGATTGTCTTAAACTCATTTCTAAGTTCAGCATCAACTTCTTGATTTGCTAATTCTTGTGCCCAGTACATAGCTAAATAGAAATGACTTCCTCTGTTATCCAATTCACCAACTTTTCTTGACGGACTTTTTCTATTATCAAGCAGCTTTCCTGTAGCATCATCTAAAGTTTCACTAAGGACTTTAGCTTTTTGGCTATTGTTAACCTGAGCATAATGCTCTAAAGAAACAGCCAATGCTAAAAATTCTCCTAAAGAATCCCAACGTAAATGATTTTCTTTTAATAACTGTTCAACATGCTTAGGAGCAGAACCTCCGGCACCAGTTTCAAATAAACCTCCACCATTCATTAATGGCACAATGGATAGCATTTTTGCAGAAGTTCCTAATTCTAAAATTGGGAATAAATCTGTTAAATAATCACGTAATACATTACCTGTTACAGAAATAGTGTCTTTATTAACTACGACTCTCTCAAAAGTATACAATGCAGCTTCTACAGGAGATTTAATATATATTTCTAATCCTTCTGTATCGTGCTCTGGTAAATAAGTGTTCACCTTTTTAATTAGTTCAGCATCATGAGCTCTGTTTTCGTCTAACCAGAAAACTGCTGGCCAACCTGTTGCTCTTGCTCTATCTACTGCTAGTTTAACCCAGTTTTGGATTGGAGCGTCTTTAGTTTGACACATTCTAAAAATATCTCCGGCTTCAACTTCTTGAGCTAAAAGAACATTTCCGTCTTTATCTACAACTTCAACAGTACCAGCTTCGCTCAATTGGAATGTTTTATCATGTGATCCATATTCTTCAGCCTTTTGTGCCATAAGTCCAACATTAGGAGTTGTTCCCATTGTTACAGGATCAAAAGCACCATGTTCTTTACAGAAATCTATAGTAGCCTGGAAAACCCCAGCGTAACATCTGTCTGGGATTAGAGCTTTGGTATCTTGTGTTTGGCCTTGTGCATTCCACATTTGTCCTCCGGTTCTAATCATAGCCGGCATAGAAGCATCTACAATAACATCAGAAGGTACATGTAGATTTGTAATGCCGTTATCAGAATCTACCATTGCAACGGCTGGAGCATTTTCGTATACAGCATTAATTGCTGCTTTAACTTCTTCTTCCATCGGGTGTCCTTCTATACTATCGTATACATCCCCAATACCATTGGTAGCAGTTACACCTAATTCATCAAATAAATCTGCGTATTTTTCAAATACATCTTTGTAGAATACTTCAACTACAGCTCCAAAAATGATCGGGTCAGAAACCTTCATCATTGTAGCTTTCATGTGTAATGATAACAATACGCCATTTTCTTTGGCATCAGCAATTTCTTTTGCGGCATATTTTTTAAGAGCACTAATGCTCATTACAGAAGTATCAATTATTTCTCCAGCTAATAAAGGCGAATATCCTTTTAACTCTTTTCCGTTAAAAGTGATTTTAAATTCCGTATCGTTTTCTAGAGTTGTAGATTTCTCAGATCCGTAAAAGTCGTTAGCTTCCATTGAAGCTACGTGAGTTTTGGAATCTTTTTTCCATTCTCCCATTTTGTGCGGATTCTTTTTAGCATAATGAGAGACAGCTTTAGGAGCTCGTCTATCAGAGTTTCCCTCTCTTAAAACAGGGTTTACAGCACTACCTTTTACTTTATCGTATCTGGATTTTATGTCTTTTTCTTCGTCGTTTTTTGGTTCGCTAGGATAATCTGGAATTGCAAAGCCTTTCGATTGTAATTCTTCGATAGCTTCCTCTATTTGCGGAACAGAAGCACTAATATTCGGTAATTTAATAATGTTTGCCTCAGGTTTTTTAACCAGTTCACCTAGAATGGCCAAATCATCTGGAACACGTTGGTCTTCGCTTAAGTAATCTGGAAATACAGCTAGTATTCTTGCTGCTAATGAGATGTCTTTGGTTTCAACATCAATTCCTGCAGATTCTACAAAAGACTCTACTATTGGTAAAAAAGAACGTGTAGCTAAGGCTGGAGCTTCATCTGTTTTGGTGTAAATTATTTTCGACATTTAGTGTTTCTTTTTTTATTTAAACGATAGCCAAAAAACGAGTAAAAAATTGAAGATTCGTTTTTAGCGATGCGAATATACAAAATTACGTACTTATACCTAGTTTTATACTAACTGAAAAATAA
This genomic interval carries:
- the murQ gene encoding N-acetylmuramic acid 6-phosphate etherase yields the protein MDFTKTTEKDSHYNHLEKMNIEELLYNINKEDKTVPLAVEKALPAIELLVKEIVNKLKSGGRLFYIGAGTSGRLGIVDASECPPTFGVPHGLVVGLIAGGDKAIRKAVEFAEDSTTQGWEDLKANSISNQDIVVGIAASGSTPYVISALEQCNQNNIITGCITCNHNSPLSKTAQFPVEVIVGPEFVTGSSRMKAGTAQKLVLNMITTSTMIQLGHVKGNKMVDMQLSNNKLVDRGTTMIMNELNIAKEEAQKLLDKFGSVRLAIKNYNDRN
- a CDS encoding TolC family protein, producing the protein MKKIILVIFVISSFWSFSQSKKITLNQAIEMAHKNSPDYKINLNVNQSNYWRFRRYKASFLPQLNLNATLPNYSNAIIRQTNDSGQDIFVNQNQLLISGGLSLSQSVPYTGGIFSVNSNFERVELFGLNDNVQYSVIPFSVNYFQNSLFYNEFKWDKKIEPLIYEESQREFIESMERISINTSRRYFELLKAQMQLKIAEINLSNQDTLYQIAKGRFKMGKIAENELLQMELTLLNSKNNVTSNIIEVKRTSQNLARYLELDTENIELDIPEELPVFEVDINKALEEAQSNRKAVIEFRRKRLEAEKEVAFQKGNNRLRLGIRANIGVSNNGDDFNNLFNNYNKQQNVSVSVGVPIFDWGVSKSRRKMAEANLDLTKNNINQDRQEFEQEIYLHVLNWSNQRDFLYTNEKAKNVASKRYEISKKRYVLGKISITDLNIALRERDEALIKYLNSLSAFWRDYFILRQLTLYDFINDKKLEVEDIFYD
- a CDS encoding ABC transporter permease: MIDKVLIEKLRSNFNEAYWFIKTNKVRTFLTALGIIFGVASVITMLAIGNGAEKEILDQLELVGVNNIVVTPIADEIKEGENDNNETENGQNESKRFSKGLDIQDALNIKKYIPSVKLVSPEIVLETYVVNNAKQNAIKLVGVSPAYFKSTNIGLENGKKFSSYQIKNALPVCIIGKKLEKKIFTGESSIGKQIKVKDVWLQVIGVIEEKLISDKAQENLGIRDLNQDVFIPLNTFLVRFKDRKIVTDVIGARNMRQSGPKQKVPRGNYHQIDRLTVQVENSNQLKATAEVLSKMLKRRHNDVLDFEITIPIQLLKQQQKTKQIFNIVLSIIAGISLLIGGIGIMNIMLASVLERTKEIGIIRAIGATEQDVVLQFLSESVLISVGGGIIGIIVGITGAYIIEIFSGIQTILSINSITISFFIAVMVGLIFGIFPAKAAAKKKPIEALRSE
- a CDS encoding efflux RND transporter periplasmic adaptor subunit produces the protein MNKKRIAYIIGILVLLIVSYLYFRSDDYENESLTAKVERGSFLNEVYISGEAQSTSSKEINGPTKARRFGIYNIKIQDLVPEGTLVKKGGYIGKLDVSELNGKILDAQLNLDKAQSRYTQQELDTTLTLKQERNAIKDLSFNIEEDKLELERSIYEPPATIRSLEIKIEKTERDLKEKKADYYIKKRQANAKMIEVGTEVSKIKKRIEELLELQKEFTIYSDDEGMVTYVKEWNGNKKKVGSTITPWQPAIASLPDLSKMESKTYSNEVDIRKIKKGLKAKIGFDAFPDIELEGVVTQVANVGETRAGSDIKLFQVLIKLNETNKNIRPGMTTSNKILTDQKDDVLMIPLEAVFSKDSISYAYVKSGYSIDKQEIKLGQSNNEIIIVEAGLEEDDVVFLNKPENLDDKSIKLLN
- a CDS encoding DUF4249 domain-containing protein — encoded protein: MKKIIYIFILSLFIISCEDVIDVDLETTEPRLVIDASLSWVKGTSGNEQTIILSLTAPFFNNGVPPASGAIVSVSDSENNIFNFIEEGTSGIYKNNTFIPIINGTYTLNVVYEGETYTASETLFAVPSIDSVEQNNNGGFSGDDIEIKAFYTDPGNEENFYLFEFQNNQNVPMLEVYDDEFTDGNEIFGFFSDDEMKSGDILSIKISGISRRHYDFMFILLQQTDEESGDPFETQPATVRGNCVNTTNPDNFPLGYFRVTETDALLYTVQ
- a CDS encoding TonB-dependent receptor, which codes for MKKPYLLLVLLLAVISKGISQERFTLSGVISEKNSNETLIGVNILFPELQSGSVTNEYGFYSITLPKGSYTIIISYLGYQTIKETIELNENISKNYSLEIGSESLEEVVITENIERLSIQKPQMSVNKLTSSTIKEIPVVLGESDIVKAITLLPGVTNVGEGASGFNVRGGGADQNLILLDEATIYNSSHLFGLFSVFNPDAIKDLRLYKGGIPARYGGRVSSVLDIYQKEGNSKGFHMNGGIGIVSSRLLIEGPLKKDKGSFLFGGRSSYAHLFLPLFDIDNAAYFYDLNTKLSYKINSKNNIYLSGYFGRDVFRIPGSFENIYGNSVLNFRWNHLFSDKLFSNLSMIYSDYYYNLELGFVGFDWISGIRNFNLKYDFKHYLSDKLKLQYGLNSVYYEFNPGDIRPTSESSGINPFKLIDKYALENAIYVDAEHKISNRLSVSYGLRLSSFLRLGQDELNVYENNEAVVFNEDSQIYEMGTPTGTETFDRSDVVESFHNLEPRFSLAYQLNDNSSVKASYNKMYQYLHLLSNTNAPTPLDIWTPSGKFVKPQSLHQIAAGYFKNFNNDLYSLEIETFYKTIKNRIDYIDGADLIANNAIEQVILNGEARAYGLEILLRKNEGKFKGWLAYTLSKSEQQTKGRTEIETGINNGEWYNTPFDKTHDISLTGSYNWSEKVKLNANFIFQTGRPTTFPNAQYQYNGINVPNFGPRNQNRLPSYNRLDLSLTYTPKQKPNKNWSRHWVFSIYNIYNRKNAVSLTFGQNFETGQNEATRLAIFGIAPSVSYNFKF
- a CDS encoding NADP-dependent isocitrate dehydrogenase translates to MSKIIYTKTDEAPALATRSFLPIVESFVESAGIDVETKDISLAARILAVFPDYLSEDQRVPDDLAILGELVKKPEANIIKLPNISASVPQIEEAIEELQSKGFAIPDYPSEPKNDEEKDIKSRYDKVKGSAVNPVLREGNSDRRAPKAVSHYAKKNPHKMGEWKKDSKTHVASMEANDFYGSEKSTTLENDTEFKITFNGKELKGYSPLLAGEIIDTSVMSISALKKYAAKEIADAKENGVLLSLHMKATMMKVSDPIIFGAVVEVFYKDVFEKYADLFDELGVTATNGIGDVYDSIEGHPMEEEVKAAINAVYENAPAVAMVDSDNGITNLHVPSDVIVDASMPAMIRTGGQMWNAQGQTQDTKALIPDRCYAGVFQATIDFCKEHGAFDPVTMGTTPNVGLMAQKAEEYGSHDKTFQLSEAGTVEVVDKDGNVLLAQEVEAGDIFRMCQTKDAPIQNWVKLAVDRARATGWPAVFWLDENRAHDAELIKKVNTYLPEHDTEGLEIYIKSPVEAALYTFERVVVNKDTISVTGNVLRDYLTDLFPILELGTSAKMLSIVPLMNGGGLFETGAGGSAPKHVEQLLKENHLRWDSLGEFLALAVSLEHYAQVNNSQKAKVLSETLDDATGKLLDNRKSPSRKVGELDNRGSHFYLAMYWAQELANQEVDAELRNEFKTIAEELTAKEEIIVKELNDIQGNPANIDGYYLPSEELASSVMRPSETFNNILSKVLKNV